GTCACTGATGTACAGGGTCTTGGCTGTACAGAAATTCTGTTGGCGAGAGAGATATAGAGCGTTGGTGCGTGCTAGTGCGTACGAATCTAACAGAAAGATGACGACAGAAAGTTTGAGTgaggatgacatcatcaggTGCATTTGTGTGAATACAACACGACTAGGTGTGTGATTGTAGCTAACAATACATTCCATTGAATGACAGAAAGTAGACAGACACTGCCGGAAGCCCTTGATAATTCAGATTTCTTCTAGTATATATGcggtggtgtgcatgtgtgtgcgcgcgtgatACCTTCCCCTCCAGATTGAGCTGCTGCATTTCTTGTTCGCTGTTGCCGATGCCGATAAATGCGCAGGGCTGGGCCTCCTGGTCTGAGCAGccatctttctccatctcctccctcttcttcttccagCCGCAACCcatcaaatacacacacggAGGCGGGCAGAAAaacctgtgtgtggggtgggtcaCATGAAGCACACATGAAGAAACTGGCTTGAACACAGCATGCCTACACATGCGTTTTACTATGTAGGGTTTTTTTCTCACGCTCTCTGATGAACACACGCAACCTACACACCTTTTCTCATTGCCATAAGACTTCTGAGCGACTTTCGCGTGCAGTATGAGTACAGTTTGGTCACCTCTCTCCTTTAGGTAGTTCCTCATAGCCTCTCTGTGGGGAAACCACAAAACCACGTTTCCAACAATCATCTGACCAACTAAGACGTTGAACTACTATATTGCTAGTTATAAGATGGCCTCAGTTGTGTCACcattcttctcaaaaacattcAAGAATTTccagaacacaaaacaaacaattacTGAAGTATTGTTCTTTCTTTTGACTGGGAAATGATTGTTTGGAGGTGTTACCTTGTCAGACGTTGTGGTTGAGGTCGCTCGCCAAACTTCCTGCAGAGgaagtaaacaaaacaaaaaccttcCTGTATTGAATATGCCACCACTTACTTTCAAcacacaggttttttttcttattaAGCATCATACTGCAGCTCTACTGTCATTATTTACCCTTAAATTAACAATAATCAGTTATGtaagaaaacatattttatagTAAAAGAAGCAGAGTAGTTTCTGAAGCAGGTGGTAATGCAGAGAAGTGGAACATAATTAAAGTACGTGTCTATAAGCTTTGTTTCTTTTCCCAGGACAAGCACGATAACATTTACGACACTTTGTTCCACAACAAATCTCGGGCGGATAATTCCCAAGCCAATAATGATAATTATCTAATATAACAAAGAGATACAGTTAAATATATTATTTCAGTCATGTACAATTATTAGGTAACCTAACTGAGTAATATTGTGGAGAAGGGTTGAGATTCGTTGCCGAACTAGTGGCCCAACATTAATACAAAAGTAGCAATATGTGTAGGACAAATTTGGAAAGCGTCCGTAACAACATCAACTCAAATCTTACTGTATAAATACTACAAAGTACTAACGATCTCTTCAAGCATTTAAACTAAACTTTTTTACTTTTCTTCCTTCATTTTGCTTAGAATTTTAACACTTACCCCGTCACAACGGGCGCCATCTTCCACAGTCTCCAAAAAAGTCCAACAATCGCGAGATCCCACCCTCTACCCCCTACAAAAAGCCAACGGGACAACGGAACTAGACTGAAGGAataggcagagggagagaaagagggggaggtgtgACGGGGAAAAAGGGGTGAGAACAGGGGGGAGCGACTGACGGAGGGCAGACGCCACAACAACAGGCGTGGGAAAGTTCAAACGTCGCGCGAGAACAGAAAAACTCTCACAATAGACGATAATGGAGTGAGACCCAGCGTATCGCGAGATAAGGTGATACCCTTATAACCTGGTAGGACTTTTTCACAAGGTTCTAAACTGTAACTCGATTCCCACGCCTTTGTTGAGCAGTAAACTACAGCTCGATGAGAGGCGCTTGAGTCTAACCGACAGTCAACCAAGAGCGAAAATGGCAGTTTTAGAATATGCTGTTGCTTTCTGAGATTTCTACacaattgtaaaaataaaagtttataacTGGTTCTCATTAAAAAGCGTTAAGTTTAGTCAAAACACCAAGGCAGCACGTTTTTAGATACTTTATTGATTTGAGGTGGCGCTCCTAGTGAAgtaatgaaaacacacacaatcagtcaAGTAAGTTTATTAAAATATAAGATTACATTTATATTACATTCATATAAAAAAGCATAATGAATCTTTTTGAAAAAGTTCAATTTCATGTTATAATAAAACCATTTATACAATTTTGTTCACACTTACAATAAATGACACAGAAGAGTTTTAGGGACAGGTCAGTATTTACTCAATATAGTGTGTAGGTCAGGTTATCATTTTGTACTGATGTACTGATTTTGTGCAACTGTATTAAAGTTGTATTATTTTCTATAGTGTTATGGCACATCGCTTGCTGTTGATCTAAAGTTGTAATTTGAAGTGTAATCAGTTACTTGGATACATTCTTCAGGACAAGTGCAATATATTTTGTAGATGTTTTGTGAGTCCTTTAATTGGGAGATAATACAGGTATATGTATGACAGGTTTTTGGCACAGAAATCACTGACTGAGGTGCATGATTCATACACAGACAAATGTGCCTATGCACACACTTGTATAACCCACTCCAAGGTGATTAGCAACAGACCTTCATTGAATTATTATTTTACATAGTACCTGAGACCTATAATCTGGATTGAAACACATGGTACACCAGTGTTTATAAAGATTGAGACAAAAACCAAACATGCCCCTCCCTGAAACTCTTCTCCAGGTCCCAACACAGACCCCAGACCAGTTGTTCCTGAGTGAAAATGTCTTCATTTTGAAGGGCTGGACTGTCTTGTTATCCTAACACAGACCCCAGACCAGTTGTTCTTGAGTGATAATGCCTTCAATGTCAGTGGCCAGTTTACCCATTGCCATAAACTGGACTTTTGAGAGCACACTGCTGTGGCTTGACACTCATCGCCTACAGAGTGGGAGGAATGGTCAGCATGGTCAGGGTCCTTGTGTTTGGCATTTTCAAGCAGAATGAGGCACTGTCGTACATGACCTCAATATAACATGATCCAAGTTGTCCATCTTATAAGGTTTTACTAGGTTGCGTCTCTTTTTTTACTCGATCCATCATCCTCCCCGTTTCCACAACGCACCTAGATCTTCCAGAAGATCTTCTTCCTGTACAGCAGGAAGGAGATAAGGACCCAAAGAGAAGTGGCCAGCAGGTTCTGGGTCAGATGCGCAGCATGTGATTGGCTGTTGGCCATCTTCCAGCGGAAGGGGAAGTAATCCTCAAAGACCTCGTGACCCACGTACACCAGGATCGAGTTCATACCtgcagcaggggtcagaggtcaaatatGTGGCCAAATCGAGCAGGTGGTTGAGCAGGTCTGAGGCCGGTtgagagcaggtgtgtgtacctgggtagTAGAAAGGAGCTCCAGACCACCAGTGCTTCACATCTACAGTGTAGtacaccaggaccaggaccacgTAAGCAAGACACGCCAGCGTGGTCACGTACGACAGGGACCTgataacacccacacacaatcaTTACACCGCTTGCAAGTTGCATCTTACATAGCTCAGGCAAAATAATGAAAATAGCTCTGCATTAGTGTCCTGACTATTTGAGGGAATTGCTCACCACAGGTTCTTATTGACTGGGATGAAGCCTTGGTCTCGGGAACACTTCGTCAGTGTGGCCGATATCACTCCCTGTGTGAAGCACGGCGTACATTCAGAGACGCCTCACAGTCACAATTCCCTGCGGTGGGAATCAAACTCACAAACCCAGGAAGCTGGGCCACTAGGAACATTCTAGGCTCATATGTGGACACCCATTCGAAGTGAGACCGTATtttatataatttatttttgaaaaagATGTAAacccccagacagacacacaggaaggaaggaCTATCTATATGACTGTATTTCCTGTGGCATGATCGGCTCACCAATATGAGACCCCAAATGAGAAACCTGCTGATGACGCTGTAGTGAAGTTCCTTGTAGTGTAGAAGTATCTTTCCTGCCTGAaaaccacacacaaaacaattaaGCCAAGAAGTGTCAACGTTGATCTACATTTTTCCACTCCCTCTCTGCAGCTGTGCCAGGCAGAAACGGTCCCCAATATGTGTACAATTACAAAGGATACACGTGCACatgaaaaagagggggggggttaagagaCACTACAGACCTGCAGGCCTAGGAACGCCATCAGTACAGAGTTGATGCTGCCCAGCACTCCCTCTGGGTCAAAGGGCATGTGACTGAAGTAGATCACCTGACAAATCAACAGACACAGCAAGCTGGATAAAACAAGCACATAACTCAACCACCACCAGGCTCTTTGCAACCAACTCTTCTGTCCCATTCGGCTCTTTGTGCCTGTGGTTGAGTGGTCGTTTGTTGTGTGGTCACTCACGTGAGAGGTTGGGGTCTGGTAGATGTGTCTGTCCCCCAGGAGCCAGCGGTCGATGTAGCCCGTGGCCCCGCCGGTGCAGTTTGGATAGAGGCCCATGTCCCCGATGCCTCCGGGACCCAGATACCCGCTGGAGGGAAGAGGTCCATACGTCAATTACATGCCCAgacacatgggggggggggggggggggcacaagtTTTAAATAATGTACTTTTGCTCTTATGGAAATAAATTGGTACTTTTATTCACCAAACTGGCATTCAACTGATCCCAATGTAGATACACGTGTGCAATATTGAAACCTTTTGCCCCCCagtgtacatacacacagaatcaAAACCGGGAGGTTACACCCATTCAgttattcactcactcactcactttggACAGTCTGGCACAGGGAGCAGAAAGGTGAGACACAACCAGAGCGTTTCCAGGGCGACTACGACCAGCCAGGCCGGCCAGTAGAGAAGAAACTCCCTGACAGGGAACCACCAGGCATcctgggaaggggggaggggggggtataaTCATCATAATCCTGGAAAACTCAGATCCTCAGATGTTGTAATTTGAGTCAATAAGTAGCCTGTTAAAATGACTGGGGTATGAAGTGAATCACAGACATTATGGCGCTTCTGTGTTGTTCTGACCATAGGGAGGTTGTCCAGGCGTGTCCGGGCCACACACAGGTCCAGACATGCCACCACCAGGTAAGAGAAGGCCAGTCGCTGCAGTACTCCAGGGATACGCAGGGTGTCCCATgacactgcgcacacacacacacatgctcaacagTTAAAGCAGATGTAGATGTGTACATGTCTCTGTGAGTctccatgagtgtgtgtgtgtgcgcgtgcacaaACATGCGTCAGTACTCACAGGGGCCCAGGCAGTAGTTGGGGTTGATTATGAAGACGCCTATGAGGAAGAGCTGCATGCTCCTCCATGCAGTCTTCCACAGGAGAGAGCAGCGCGTGGAGCCCCCTCGCAGCATGGAGTGAATGGACAGGGCTATGGATGTCCCCATGATGAACACAAAcctggaaggagagatggacggaggaagggagagagagaagagtttgAAAAAGAGCAAATCAAAATAGGAAAGCTGGTCAGTGTCCCTGTTGCTGAGCAACCATAAAAATATTCAATAAACGGGGCGTATTACCATGGAAATACCAGGTCAGCAATGGTCAGCCCTGAGAAGACAAGACAAGGACTGTTATAGCTGATGGCCAGAGAGAGCAaacggaggagagggaggaggaggaagagagggaggcagagggggaggagactcACCATTCCAGCTCTCGTGCCTGAAGAACCAGTACCTGCCTCCACCGTAGTTCACAAACACCATGATCACCAAGGACAACCTGAGGAGACGTGGACCACAGGTACATggagtcacacacatacactctgaggacgagaggagggagggatggaggcggGAGATGTACAGTTGGAGAAGTAACGGTAGGAGAGAGCCATGGAGATATGAGGATGAGGAAGCCAGGAAGGAAGCACAGATGATGGGACGAGAGATGATGGAGATGTGGAAGGAATTGTCCaagtggagatggagggatgtgggCGTAGAGgtctagaggtgtgtgtgtgtgtgtgtgggggggggggacataccCTCTGAAGGTGTCCAGAGACCGAAGCCTCTTGGtgggggctggctgggtgggAAGGATGGTGTCTGTGGCCGTCTCTACTGTCCTGCCTGGAGTTCCAAGTTCCTGGAGAGGGGGATGtgtagggagagggggatgaagagcAAAGAAGtgacacacatttacaacaacaaaaaaggacTGATGGAGACCGAGGGAGAGCAGGACAgacaaggagaagaggaaatgGGCTCTAAGGATACTGAAAAGTAGAGAACGACAGAAAACGTGAGAAGAAGAACTCTGTGTTTGGAATATGGAGTCAACGTTTTTGTACACTCCAACATCCTGTACTTCCACAGTCACTGAGCCCGGTCTGGGATTCTCCTTTTATGACGATACTCACAGAGTTGATGAGCCTCTCCGTTTCCATGGAGTTGCCCAACCGCAGCATTACATTCCTCACCGCATCCAGCCTGCACCAGACATGACCAGTCGATTAGGAGAAAGCCTACCAACAATGGAAGGCGTCTTGCACTCAAAATAACAGCGTGACGAGTTTAGGAATCCCACACCAACACATGCACCGACACAAACGCACAGCATCACCATGAGGCAAGTTATTTAACTGTGTGACATTGGTCAAGGGACAACTGTACCGTGTGATCGAGCCTGCGATGGCCCAGACTATGGCCAGCCcagtgaagaggagggaggctaTCAGGATggctgggaggaggacaggagaatcACAACATTAACATGTACCTATGTGAAGGCATGCTTGTGTTTGACTGTCCAAATGTGTaccgtgtgtatgtatatgtatgttgGAGAGATGCAGCTAAGCTGTTactggtgtgtgcgtgcactgTGTCTGTATATTCCACTCACGTATGTAGATGTTGACTGGCTCTTTGTCGGTGATCAAGGAGCAGTTGACCACCGAGGAGTCATTGAGGTTCTTCACCCATATAGAGTAGTTTCCTTGCTCCCCAAAGTGAAACTGAACCCTGACACACGAGGTCGACACTCGTTAAACAACACATTCAAGGAAACATGGTAAacatacttgtgtgtgtacaattgggtctggtgtgtgtgcatgtgagtgtgtgtaggaggctgtgtgtgtgattgggtctggtgtgtgtgggtcattGCATGTACAAGTGTTTGTGGggttctgtgcatgtgtggaatttgtgagagtgtgtctgaatgggggtgtgtgtgtgagagagtgtgtgtgagagtgtgtgtgtgtgtgttggggcccACCTGCAGAGCTCCAGATTAACAGGGGTGCTGTTGAGCTGCAGGGTGATGCCATGCTGCGTGCCCACAGTAAAGTCCACCGAGCTGGGCATGCCAGGACCCGGCCCAGCCGGTACCACGCCCAGGGGCTGGagcaaacactaacacacacagaggttcaGTCATTCATTCACTGGTACTAATCCAGAGTAGAGGTGAGGGCTGTATACAGTGAAGACTGACTGTGAAAAGTACTGTCTACACTCATTACTTCACTGTTTGCCTAAATTGTTTTGCACAGATTAGTTGTTTAGTAATAGGTACATTTCACCATACGTGGTACACCTTTCTCTATATTAGAAGTTTTGTATTCATATCTATATTGACAATCATCTGTACAAGTACTAAGCTCTCTGAGTACTGTGAGTAATGTGTACTGTGAGTAAAGTATACTGACTACTAAGCATTGTGTACTGTTAATACTCAGTACTATAAGTACTCTGTTAACTGTGT
The Hypomesus transpacificus isolate Combined female chromosome 22, fHypTra1, whole genome shotgun sequence genome window above contains:
- the hgsnat gene encoding heparan-alpha-glucosaminide N-acetyltransferase isoform X1, translating into MEKRKIRRKLSNAGWGVRGQEGSDKVVKMSERRHNVLFLTVITLLVAVCVAPLSGELSSHPHRRKFTVHKMDEASLTINNELDSEMVVSWLSDHCYQCLLQPLGVVPAGPGPGMPSSVDFTVGTQHGITLQLNSTPVNLELCRVQFHFGEQGNYSIWVKNLNDSSVVNCSLITDKEPVNIYIPILIASLLFTGLAIVWAIAGSITRLDAVRNVMLRLGNSMETERLINSELGTPGRTVETATDTILPTQPAPTKRLRSLDTFRGLSLVIMVFVNYGGGRYWFFRHESWNGLTIADLVFPWFVFIMGTSIALSIHSMLRGGSTRCSLLWKTAWRSMQLFLIGVFIINPNYCLGPLSWDTLRIPGVLQRLAFSYLVVACLDLCVARTRLDNLPMDAWWFPVREFLLYWPAWLVVVALETLWLCLTFLLPVPDCPNGYLGPGGIGDMGLYPNCTGGATGYIDRWLLGDRHIYQTPTSHVIYFSHMPFDPEGVLGSINSVLMAFLGLQAGKILLHYKELHYSVISRFLIWGLILGVISATLTKCSRDQGFIPVNKNLWSLSYVTTLACLAYVVLVLVYYTVDVKHWWSGAPFYYPGMNSILVYVGHEVFEDYFPFRWKMANSQSHAAHLTQNLLATSLWVLISFLLYRKKIFWKI
- the hgsnat gene encoding heparan-alpha-glucosaminide N-acetyltransferase isoform X2; this translates as MDEASLTINNELDSEMVVSWLSDHCYQCLLQPLGVVPAGPGPGMPSSVDFTVGTQHGITLQLNSTPVNLELCRVQFHFGEQGNYSIWVKNLNDSSVVNCSLITDKEPVNIYIPILIASLLFTGLAIVWAIAGSITRLDAVRNVMLRLGNSMETERLINSELGTPGRTVETATDTILPTQPAPTKRLRSLDTFRGLSLVIMVFVNYGGGRYWFFRHESWNGLTIADLVFPWFVFIMGTSIALSIHSMLRGGSTRCSLLWKTAWRSMQLFLIGVFIINPNYCLGPLSWDTLRIPGVLQRLAFSYLVVACLDLCVARTRLDNLPMDAWWFPVREFLLYWPAWLVVVALETLWLCLTFLLPVPDCPNGYLGPGGIGDMGLYPNCTGGATGYIDRWLLGDRHIYQTPTSHVIYFSHMPFDPEGVLGSINSVLMAFLGLQAGKILLHYKELHYSVISRFLIWGLILGVISATLTKCSRDQGFIPVNKNLWSLSYVTTLACLAYVVLVLVYYTVDVKHWWSGAPFYYPGMNSILVYVGHEVFEDYFPFRWKMANSQSHAAHLTQNLLATSLWVLISFLLYRKKIFWKI